A region of Halarcobacter mediterraneus DNA encodes the following proteins:
- a CDS encoding acyltransferase family protein, translated as MTNTYKLGYIKSIDSLRAFAVLSVMLYHLYPKALPGGFTGVDVFFVISGYVVSSSLFKNYNSNFFKFTLDFYSRRIIRLIPVFLVFVLFSTLITVLFIPSSWLSDTINKTGLASLFGLSNFALVWYNDGYFSPRIEFNPFVHTWSLAVEEQFYIVFPLIFFLWYKFQSSSKKIISLGLRYLLPLLLVLSLIYSYYETSANPQHAFYLLFSRFWELALGAFLFKLHSSNKLVNHSTNINKLFLLTGIILITIGFVFSKSNSFPFPWAIAPVFGTVFMIIAFVHKSYQNSLFLKVFENPFLTYIGKISYSLYLWHWAIYVFFRWTVGLQTITQMICAALLTIIFAVLSYHFVENYFLKNKTLHRMSSWKIVLSGLLLLALSYFGIKQLFSNQTTLSLSVTKNQTVWYPYPYPSTQKSEKDFSSHTIFVLGDSHTGAYSTMLQQLKDEYKINVFQYSSGGCGVADFHSANISKNPSCLNYINTILKEIEEKAKPNDILFLASLRMVRFCDQYAVFPLNDVLTKLHSKEANENRQIIVNETSTLIQKFHKKNINVLIDAPKPTFFAPAFRCSDWFNKSNPICKGELKVERDFLEQTRQPVINALNTLQSKFPSLIVWDPFPILCPNDTCFAYDNEKPLFFDGDHLSAHGNRVLYPSFSKLIESIIEDKKQ; from the coding sequence ATGACAAATACGTATAAATTAGGCTATATAAAATCTATTGACAGTTTAAGAGCATTTGCAGTTCTTTCTGTTATGTTATATCATCTTTACCCAAAAGCATTGCCTGGAGGTTTTACTGGGGTTGATGTATTTTTTGTTATTTCTGGGTATGTTGTTAGTAGTTCCTTATTTAAAAACTATAATTCAAACTTTTTTAAATTTACTTTAGATTTTTATTCAAGAAGAATTATTAGATTAATTCCTGTATTTTTAGTCTTTGTACTTTTTTCTACACTTATAACAGTACTTTTTATTCCTTCTTCTTGGTTAAGTGATACTATAAACAAAACAGGTTTAGCTTCTTTATTTGGACTTAGTAATTTTGCTTTAGTTTGGTACAATGATGGGTATTTCTCCCCTAGAATAGAGTTTAATCCCTTTGTACACACTTGGTCTTTAGCTGTTGAAGAACAATTTTATATAGTTTTTCCTTTGATATTTTTCTTGTGGTACAAGTTTCAATCTTCATCAAAAAAAATTATTTCACTTGGATTAAGATATTTATTACCTTTATTACTTGTGCTTTCTTTAATATATTCTTATTATGAAACATCAGCAAATCCCCAACACGCTTTTTATCTTTTATTTAGTAGATTTTGGGAATTAGCCTTAGGAGCTTTTCTTTTTAAATTACATTCTTCTAATAAATTAGTAAATCATTCAACTAATATAAATAAATTATTTTTGCTAACAGGAATTATTTTAATAACAATAGGTTTTGTTTTTTCAAAATCAAATTCATTTCCTTTTCCTTGGGCTATAGCACCTGTATTTGGAACTGTTTTTATGATTATAGCTTTTGTTCATAAATCTTATCAAAATTCTTTATTTTTAAAAGTATTTGAAAATCCTTTTTTAACTTATATAGGAAAAATATCTTACTCTTTATATTTATGGCATTGGGCTATTTATGTATTTTTTAGATGGACTGTAGGTTTACAAACAATTACTCAAATGATATGTGCAGCACTTCTTACTATAATTTTTGCAGTTTTATCTTATCACTTTGTAGAAAATTATTTTCTTAAAAATAAAACTCTTCATAGAATGTCAAGTTGGAAAATTGTTTTATCAGGACTATTACTATTAGCCTTATCATATTTTGGAATAAAGCAATTATTCTCTAACCAAACAACTCTTAGTTTAAGTGTAACAAAAAATCAAACAGTTTGGTATCCGTACCCATATCCTAGTACTCAAAAATCAGAAAAAGATTTTAGCTCACATACTATTTTTGTTTTAGGTGATTCTCATACAGGAGCTTACAGTACTATGCTTCAACAGTTAAAAGATGAATACAAAATCAATGTTTTTCAATATTCATCAGGAGGCTGTGGAGTTGCAGATTTTCATTCAGCAAATATTTCTAAAAATCCTTCTTGCTTGAATTATATTAATACAATATTAAAAGAAATAGAAGAAAAAGCAAAACCAAATGATATTTTATTTTTAGCTTCATTAAGAATGGTTAGATTTTGTGACCAATATGCAGTTTTCCCTTTAAATGATGTTTTAACTAAACTACACTCAAAAGAAGCTAATGAAAATAGACAAATTATAGTAAATGAAACTTCAACTTTAATACAAAAATTTCATAAGAAAAATATTAATGTATTAATTGATGCCCCAAAACCTACTTTTTTTGCACCTGCCTTTAGATGTTCTGATTGGTTCAATAAATCAAATCCTATTTGTAAAGGTGAATTAAAAGTAGAAAGAGACTTTTTAGAGCAAACAAGACAACCAGTTATAAATGCTTTAAATACTTTACAAAGTAAATTCCCAAGTCTTATTGTTTGGGATCCTTTCCCTATCTTATGTCCAAATGATACTTGTTTTGCTTATGATAATGAAAAGCCACTATTTTTTGATGGAGACCATTTAAGTGCACATGGAAACAGAGTTCTTTATCCCTCTTTCTCAAAACTCATAGAGTCAATTATAGAAGATAAAAAACAATGA
- a CDS encoding glycosyltransferase family 4 protein — MIYIDLTQYIQNRLNTGIQRVVNQYLRRALKDSSTISILYYDEKNTFHLLDNKEVTVFLDNVINYQFKTYTKIDIFNLNINKKIFFEIDSVWNSSYSRITLYKKLKEQNFKIYNFIYDLIPILFPQFLHEKTKKNFKPYMKAIFQYSDKVFFDSKSARNDFLKLKNTIFENSKQISTEVVYLGSDFKKEAKHINKTYEHILSKKFILFVGTIEPRKQQKLLLEAFEILNKTYKNLNIVFIGKIGWNVEEFIYTLNTHPLKDKNIFHFENIDDETLVSFYKKAFLVTYLSFYEGYGLPIVESLKYSNITIVSSNSSIPEVGLDFVEYIKDNSKTELIEKIKYYIENKTKYQERKNYIFEKYQIPNWDIFYTKLKQKLIK; from the coding sequence ATGATTTATATAGATTTAACTCAATATATTCAGAATAGATTAAACACAGGTATTCAAAGAGTAGTGAATCAATATCTTAGAAGAGCACTAAAAGACTCTTCTACTATTTCAATTCTTTATTATGATGAAAAAAACACTTTCCATCTTTTAGACAATAAAGAAGTTACAGTTTTTTTAGATAACGTTATAAATTATCAATTTAAAACTTATACTAAAATAGATATATTTAATTTGAATATAAATAAAAAAATATTTTTTGAAATAGATTCTGTTTGGAATAGTTCTTATTCTAGAATAACACTTTATAAAAAACTAAAAGAACAGAATTTTAAAATTTATAATTTTATATATGATCTTATTCCTATACTTTTTCCTCAATTTCTACATGAAAAAACAAAAAAAAACTTTAAGCCATATATGAAAGCTATTTTTCAATATAGTGATAAAGTTTTTTTTGATTCAAAATCAGCACGAAATGATTTTTTGAAATTAAAAAATACTATTTTTGAAAATTCAAAACAAATATCCACTGAAGTTGTTTATTTAGGTTCTGATTTTAAAAAAGAAGCAAAACATATAAATAAAACTTATGAGCATATTCTTTCAAAAAAATTTATTTTATTTGTAGGAACAATAGAACCTAGAAAACAACAAAAACTTCTTTTAGAAGCCTTTGAAATATTAAATAAAACTTATAAAAATTTAAATATAGTATTCATAGGAAAAATAGGTTGGAATGTAGAAGAATTTATTTATACCTTAAACACCCATCCACTAAAAGATAAAAATATTTTTCATTTTGAAAATATTGATGATGAAACATTAGTAAGTTTTTATAAAAAAGCTTTTTTAGTTACTTATCTTTCTTTCTATGAAGGTTATGGCTTACCAATAGTAGAATCGCTGAAATACTCAAATATAACAATTGTTTCTTCAAATAGTTCTATTCCAGAAGTGGGCTTAGACTTTGTAGAATACATAAAAGATAATTCAAAAACTGAACTTATAGAAAAAATAAAATACTACATAGAAAATAAGACAAAATATCAAGAAAGAAAAAACTATATTTTTGAAAAATATCAAATACCAAATTGGGATATTTTTTATACAAAATTAAAGCAAAAATTAATTAAATAA
- a CDS encoding DUF4214 domain-containing protein, with amino-acid sequence MAFNTNQSIVAEYYVAALGRLPDQTGFDFWVGQLDSGMTAEALMGMFFSPDFPEVAERYPEDQTSEETINFIYSSVFGREADAEGLAYWSEKLDSSTKPAILEEMLAVAKDPANIIDGKYLEDQKAIAEEQLIVDPGTPGETKYLQVSQDIIDGTSDDDTFVSYVAQNQNGQQVNTLGSGDVINGGAGEDTLDAQVTAGAYVNGQATSNMAIAPITNSVENIVLHAEIADFNSTANNDLVVLNAKYTNGVETIASNYSDASLLVQNMNTKGTNGTASQTVAMEYTGNKDSDWNESDMTVFYDQDYLVRSAVETNSLYYFTQDRLATQQDDKPFGENTAVDGIKFRIDGETEVVVTIAQDKLDAFLANVPANGVEAYEEFAGLLAEALALKNVELDGALDGFEITLDKSFYRTNGGQNNGGDPLDQYAYAIVLTAPDNVDIDQPAMNQTTKFIPTYDMFNDTSAEKKASDTSVSINVDLEKVGLAADGGDLTIGSMNKDGNNTFNANQAITVTDTLAGFDEFNVHVAGDKSKNSSLASLQSTDNTLRKVTIDSKAGSIANLTIGNSNTDNLTGIFDTSAENMEAFKDVQIMDASTFAGDLTLNAGFTDEIVAKYLDNVTETTLYGLDDAKTELASFDYNGGNGDDTLNLAFDLDGIVTNNFANATDTVGLNVFKMDIDGGKGDDTIIITTDAVASASSATNITIDGGLGDDLIDISSNGGSWTYNVAFSGTHFGHDTVAGFDEGAVTVTDEAQNLDLTGFVAHTNETIVVTVGDKTMTFTATADMADTDIATQVNGMLRGSITGSYEEEHFDGSTNNGTDIDLTNTDANVNEVTVEVRSQVEANGTYDKDTTPIHTATSTTQQQGGLVESATGADTLDFSAYNVDGVLMDNDTTDVVAAGSDLSTVGDTFIWLEASAHDATVYNVYKSTVTDTGITAVADVDFTAGTGNATKGSVIGSINLDADAAGTAIDYNTIVASQLLF; translated from the coding sequence ATGGCATTTAACACAAATCAATCGATTGTAGCAGAATACTATGTTGCTGCATTAGGTAGACTACCTGATCAAACTGGTTTTGATTTTTGGGTTGGACAATTAGATTCAGGAATGACTGCAGAGGCACTTATGGGAATGTTCTTTAGCCCAGATTTTCCAGAAGTAGCAGAAAGATATCCAGAAGATCAAACATCTGAAGAAACTATTAACTTTATTTACTCAAGTGTGTTTGGAAGAGAAGCAGATGCTGAAGGACTTGCATACTGGTCTGAAAAATTAGATAGTAGTACTAAGCCAGCTATCTTAGAAGAAATGTTAGCAGTAGCTAAAGACCCAGCTAATATTATTGATGGTAAATATTTAGAAGATCAAAAAGCAATTGCTGAAGAGCAATTAATTGTTGATCCAGGTACTCCAGGTGAGACTAAATACTTACAAGTTTCTCAAGACATTATTGATGGTACATCAGATGATGATACATTTGTATCTTATGTAGCTCAAAACCAAAATGGACAACAAGTTAACACTTTAGGTTCAGGTGATGTTATTAATGGTGGTGCTGGTGAAGATACACTAGACGCACAAGTAACTGCTGGTGCATATGTAAATGGTCAAGCTACAAGTAATATGGCTATTGCTCCTATTACAAACAGTGTTGAAAACATTGTTTTACATGCAGAAATTGCTGATTTCAATTCAACTGCGAATAATGATCTAGTAGTTTTAAATGCAAAATATACAAATGGTGTTGAAACTATTGCTTCTAACTATTCTGATGCAAGTTTATTAGTTCAAAATATGAATACTAAAGGTACAAACGGTACTGCTTCTCAAACAGTAGCTATGGAATATACTGGAAACAAAGATAGTGATTGGAATGAGTCAGATATGACTGTATTCTATGACCAAGATTATTTAGTAAGAAGTGCTGTAGAAACTAACAGTTTATACTACTTCACACAAGATAGACTTGCAACTCAACAAGATGATAAACCATTTGGTGAAAATACAGCTGTTGATGGTATCAAATTCAGAATTGATGGTGAAACTGAAGTTGTAGTTACAATCGCTCAAGATAAATTAGATGCATTCTTAGCAAATGTACCAGCAAATGGTGTAGAAGCTTATGAAGAATTCGCAGGTTTATTAGCAGAAGCATTAGCACTTAAAAACGTTGAATTAGATGGAGCTTTAGATGGTTTTGAAATCACTTTAGATAAATCTTTCTATAGAACAAACGGTGGACAAAACAATGGTGGGGATCCATTAGACCAATATGCATACGCAATTGTTTTAACAGCTCCAGATAATGTTGATATTGACCAACCAGCAATGAACCAAACAACTAAATTCATCCCAACATACGATATGTTTAATGATACATCAGCAGAGAAAAAAGCTTCTGATACTTCAGTTTCAATCAATGTTGATTTAGAAAAAGTAGGTTTAGCAGCAGATGGTGGAGATTTAACTATCGGTTCTATGAACAAAGATGGTAATAATACATTTAATGCTAATCAAGCTATTACAGTAACTGATACTTTAGCTGGATTTGATGAGTTTAATGTACATGTTGCAGGTGATAAGTCTAAAAACTCTTCATTAGCATCTTTACAATCAACTGATAATACATTAAGAAAAGTTACAATTGATTCAAAAGCAGGAAGTATTGCTAACTTAACAATTGGTAACTCAAATACTGATAATCTTACTGGTATTTTTGATACATCTGCAGAAAATATGGAAGCATTCAAAGATGTACAAATCATGGACGCAAGTACATTTGCAGGTGATTTAACATTAAATGCTGGTTTCACAGATGAAATCGTTGCTAAATACTTAGACAATGTTACTGAAACTACTTTATATGGATTAGATGATGCAAAAACAGAATTAGCATCTTTTGATTACAATGGTGGAAATGGTGATGATACATTAAACTTAGCATTTGACTTAGATGGTATTGTTACTAATAACTTTGCAAATGCAACTGATACAGTTGGATTAAATGTATTTAAAATGGATATCGATGGTGGAAAAGGTGATGATACTATTATTATAACTACTGATGCTGTAGCTTCAGCTAGTTCTGCTACAAATATCACTATTGATGGTGGATTAGGTGATGACTTAATTGACATCTCTTCAAATGGTGGTTCTTGGACTTATAATGTAGCATTTAGTGGTACTCATTTCGGTCATGATACAGTTGCTGGATTTGATGAAGGTGCAGTTACTGTTACTGATGAAGCTCAAAATCTTGATTTAACAGGATTTGTAGCTCACACAAATGAAACTATCGTAGTAACTGTAGGTGATAAAACTATGACTTTCACTGCTACTGCTGATATGGCTGATACAGATATTGCTACTCAAGTAAATGGAATGTTAAGAGGTTCTATAACAGGTTCTTATGAAGAAGAACATTTTGATGGATCTACAAATAATGGAACTGATATTGATTTAACAAATACTGATGCAAATGTAAATGAAGTAACTGTAGAAGTTAGATCTCAAGTAGAAGCAAATGGTACTTATGATAAAGACACTACTCCAATTCATACTGCTACATCAACTACTCAACAACAAGGTGGTTTAGTAGAAAGTGCAACTGGTGCTGATACTTTAGATTTCTCAGCATACAATGTAGATGGTGTTCTTATGGATAATGATACAACTGATGTTGTTGCAGCAGGTTCAGATTTATCTACTGTTGGTGATACATTCATTTGGTTAGAAGCTTCAGCTCATGATGCAACTGTATACAATGTTTATAAATCAACAGTAACTGATACTGGTATTACTGCTGTTGCAGATGTTGACTTTACTGCAGGTACTGGTAATGCAACTAAAGGTTCAGTTATCGGTTCTATTAACTTAGATGCTGATGCAGCTGGTACAGCAATTGATTATAATACAATTGTTGCATCTCAATTATTATTCTAA
- a CDS encoding nidogen-like domain-containing protein yields the protein MANLINNLGGTFGFGENYLSRNDDSYSSYIDLSSIFENGINFFGETYTGLYVNNNGNVTFGYGLSNYTPTVIGGNFSNPIIAPFWADVDTRSTNWYDSDISDGYVTPSEGGTSQGTNLTWYDIDEVNKTFTVTWDDVGYFSRNTEKVNAFQLQLISTGNGNFDIVYRYEDINWTTGDASYGSNGLGGTVARAGFSAGDGLNYHEFYFSGDQNFMLNLDENQLTSSSESGVWKYSVNEGSVIGMGLENNDDTIIGTPSNDIMDGRSGNDILSGGLGDDTISGGEGDDILYGNEGNDSLIGGNGSNQLFGGDGIDSALYLGIRNTLDISSNDNGTFTVTSEDIEDILDSIELISFDDGDMSVDYAVEVRENQEEFARFYNALFQRLPDNEGLSYWVNDLIDTSLGGGGNTIQGAAQAFADSHEFQELYGNDVNNSEFINLLYQNILNRQADTGGYNYWLNEIGSTNDRGGMIVNFANSEEFINNTENEINQYLQEVPLDDYILI from the coding sequence ATGGCAAACTTAATTAATAACTTAGGTGGTACATTTGGTTTTGGAGAAAATTATCTAAGTAGAAATGATGACTCTTATAGTTCATACATAGATTTAAGTTCTATTTTTGAAAATGGAATAAATTTTTTTGGAGAAACATATACTGGTCTTTATGTAAATAACAATGGCAATGTAACATTTGGATATGGTTTATCAAATTATACACCAACAGTGATTGGTGGTAACTTTAGTAATCCTATAATTGCACCTTTTTGGGCTGATGTAGATACAAGAAGTACAAATTGGTATGATAGTGATATTAGTGATGGTTATGTGACTCCAAGTGAAGGAGGAACATCACAAGGTACAAATCTTACTTGGTATGATATAGATGAAGTAAATAAAACATTTACTGTTACATGGGATGATGTTGGCTATTTTAGTAGAAATACTGAAAAAGTAAATGCTTTTCAACTACAACTTATATCAACAGGAAATGGAAACTTTGATATTGTCTATAGATATGAAGATATAAACTGGACAACAGGTGATGCAAGTTATGGTTCAAATGGCTTAGGTGGAACTGTGGCAAGAGCTGGATTCTCAGCAGGAGATGGTTTAAACTACCATGAGTTTTATTTTTCTGGTGATCAAAACTTTATGTTAAACCTAGATGAAAACCAACTTACAAGTTCAAGTGAATCAGGAGTTTGGAAATATAGTGTAAATGAAGGTTCTGTAATAGGAATGGGACTTGAAAACAATGATGATACTATTATAGGAACTCCATCAAATGATATTATGGATGGAAGAAGTGGAAATGATATTTTATCTGGTGGCTTAGGTGATGATACTATAAGTGGTGGAGAAGGTGATGATATATTATATGGAAATGAAGGAAATGACTCTTTAATTGGAGGAAATGGTTCAAATCAACTTTTTGGTGGAGATGGAATAGATAGTGCTCTTTATTTAGGTATAAGAAATACTTTAGATATTAGTAGTAATGATAATGGAACATTTACAGTAACAAGTGAAGATATAGAAGATATTTTAGATAGTATTGAACTTATAAGTTTTGATGATGGAGATATGAGTGTAGATTATGCAGTTGAAGTAAGAGAAAATCAAGAAGAATTTGCAAGATTTTATAATGCATTATTTCAAAGACTTCCAGATAATGAAGGATTATCTTATTGGGTAAATGATCTTATAGATACTTCTCTTGGTGGTGGAGGAAATACTATTCAAGGTGCAGCTCAGGCTTTTGCAGATTCTCATGAGTTTCAAGAACTATATGGAAATGATGTTAATAATTCAGAGTTTATAAACCTACTATATCAAAATATATTAAATAGACAAGCAGATACAGGTGGATATAACTATTGGTTAAATGAAATAGGTTCAACAAATGATAGAGGTGGTATGATTGTTAATTTTGCAAACTCTGAGGAGTTTATAAATAATACTGAAAATGAAATAAATCAATATCTACAAGAAGTCCCTTTGGATGATTATATTTTAATTTAA
- a CDS encoding DUF4214 domain-containing protein, with translation MNFTYNQKIVAEYYIASLGRSPDKEGLDFWANKLDSNEMTVNQVRDMFLDKSIPEVAARFPENQDSLSTVSNIYENIFGRQADENGLNYWANRLDGSIDGFEPLGENELITIMLNTAKNPQNYIDGAYLQVKLEAAEDYYDDLMDNEIPDLVTDGLYYGTYSGGQNGHVAFNIDDDIAVGTWYNTSYGVGNYLSGIVNEDLGIMSIINDSVTYNGTFENHTLNGTWSDSSIGASGTFSVELVANNTISAEQYLNDILA, from the coding sequence ATGAATTTTACATATAATCAAAAGATTGTTGCAGAATATTATATAGCTTCATTGGGAAGGTCTCCTGATAAAGAAGGTTTGGATTTTTGGGCAAATAAACTTGACTCAAATGAAATGACAGTAAATCAAGTAAGAGATATGTTTTTAGACAAATCTATTCCTGAAGTTGCTGCTAGGTTTCCTGAAAATCAAGACTCTTTAAGTACTGTTTCAAATATATATGAAAATATTTTTGGTAGACAAGCTGATGAAAATGGTCTTAATTATTGGGCAAATAGATTAGATGGTTCTATTGATGGGTTTGAGCCTTTAGGTGAAAACGAGTTAATTACAATAATGCTTAATACTGCTAAAAATCCTCAAAACTATATTGATGGAGCTTATTTACAAGTTAAACTTGAAGCAGCTGAAGACTACTATGATGATTTAATGGATAATGAAATTCCTGATTTAGTAACTGATGGTTTGTACTATGGTACTTATTCTGGAGGTCAAAATGGTCATGTAGCTTTTAATATTGATGATGATATTGCTGTTGGTACTTGGTACAATACTTCCTATGGAGTAGGAAATTATTTATCTGGAATAGTAAATGAAGATTTAGGTATTATGTCTATTATCAATGATTCTGTAACTTATAATGGTACTTTTGAAAATCATACTTTAAATGGTACTTGGTCTGATAGCTCTATCGGTGCCTCAGGTACTTTTTCTGTGGAATTAGTAGCAAATAATACTATTTCTGCTGAACAATACTTAAATGATATTCTTGCTTAA
- a CDS encoding DUF4214 domain-containing protein, translating into MAFTENQKIVAEYYIASLGRSPDVEGLNFWAGKLDSNEMTVNQVRDMFLDKSIPEVAARFPENQDSLTTVSNIYENVFGREGDVEGLNYWANRLDGSIDGFEPLGENELITIMINTAKDPQNYIDGAYLQNKLNNAENSYLEEQNIDYIVTNGTFTNASNTDVILQDFAFDISGTFSGYGETFSFDMEGSLENGFYIRGNGEEEFIAGYNFPDQIIYENESFYFNDFLPTSVYEDIPDVSGQMTMEVSLITNVGTFTDETIGYF; encoded by the coding sequence ATGGCATTTACAGAAAATCAGAAAATTGTTGCAGAGTATTATATTGCTTCATTAGGAAGGTCTCCTGATGTTGAAGGTTTAAACTTTTGGGCGGGAAAACTTGACTCAAATGAGATGACAGTAAATCAAGTAAGAGATATGTTTTTAGACAAATCTATTCCTGAAGTTGCTGCTAGGTTTCCTGAAAATCAAGACTCTTTAACTACTGTTTCAAATATATATGAAAATGTTTTTGGTAGAGAAGGTGATGTTGAAGGACTTAATTATTGGGCAAATAGATTAGATGGTTCTATTGATGGGTTTGAACCTTTAGGTGAAAACGAGTTAATTACAATAATGATTAATACTGCTAAAGATCCTCAAAATTATATTGATGGAGCTTATCTTCAAAATAAACTTAATAATGCAGAAAACTCTTATTTAGAGGAACAAAACATAGACTACATAGTCACAAATGGGACATTTACAAATGCTAGTAATACTGATGTTATTTTACAAGATTTCGCTTTTGATATAAGTGGAACATTTAGTGGCTATGGAGAAACATTTTCATTTGATATGGAAGGTTCACTAGAAAATGGTTTTTATATAAGAGGGAATGGAGAAGAAGAATTTATAGCAGGTTATAATTTTCCAGACCAAATAATATATGAAAATGAATCATTTTATTTTAATGACTTTTTACCAACAAGTGTTTATGAAGATATACCTGATGTATCAGGACAAATGACTATGGAAGTCTCATTGATAACTAATGTAGGAACATTTACTGATGAGACGATAGGATACTTTTAA
- a CDS encoding type II toxin-antitoxin system Phd/YefM family antitoxin, which yields MPRVMSVSQVRADIYNIMDETAQTHEPVLITGKRNNVVMLSQEDWNAIEETLYLNSIPNMASSIQESMNADDSEFSEDIEW from the coding sequence ATGCCACGAGTTATGTCCGTAAGTCAAGTTAGAGCAGATATTTACAATATAATGGATGAAACAGCACAAACTCATGAACCAGTACTTATTACGGGAAAAAGAAACAATGTAGTTATGCTTTCTCAAGAAGACTGGAATGCAATAGAAGAAACATTATATTTAAATTCTATACCAAATATGGCTTCTTCAATTCAAGAGTCTATGAATGCAGATGATAGTGAGTTTAGTGAAGATATTGAATGGTAG
- a CDS encoding Txe/YoeB family addiction module toxin → MVEYKILYSKLALKDAKKLSSANLDKKAKELIEIIRKDPFQNPPPYEKLVGNLNGSYSRRINIQHRLVYEVKEDEKKVRISRMWSHYGE, encoded by the coding sequence ATGGTAGAGTATAAAATACTTTATAGTAAATTAGCATTAAAAGATGCCAAAAAACTATCAAGTGCTAATTTAGATAAAAAAGCTAAAGAGCTTATTGAAATAATAAGAAAAGATCCATTTCAAAACCCACCTCCTTATGAAAAATTAGTAGGAAACTTAAATGGTTCCTATTCCAGAAGAATAAATATTCAACATAGACTGGTTTATGAAGTAAAAGAAGATGAAAAGAAAGTAAGAATTTCTAGAATGTGGTCACATTATGGAGAATAA